A part of Miscanthus floridulus cultivar M001 chromosome 6, ASM1932011v1, whole genome shotgun sequence genomic DNA contains:
- the LOC136459687 gene encoding transcription factor bHLH77-like, which yields MNCGPADQLPPASAPSCFLNLNWDQSMAATTAGDHLDPALSSMVSSPASNSTAATATDGLALHGISPQPQYGGTPLSSPPKLNLSMMGQFHHYPPPQVGGAAPGGLPILENLMPMGHLDQFLADPGFAERAARLSGFDGRPGGSGYGGAVPGQFGLPDAGPIGALKELELGNGRDESSVSDPASASAEMALKGPSDGNAKKRKASGKGKGKDGPGSTAAKDLAKEESSGKRCKSADESNGAEDNSTKGKAAQSNSENGGKKQGKDSTSKPPEPPKDYIHVRARRGEATDSHSLAERVRREKISQRMKLLQDLVPGCNKVVGKAVMLDEIINYVQSLQRQVEFLSMKLATVNPQLDFNNLPNLLPKDIHQSCGPLQNSHFPLETSGAPLPYLNQPHQGNPLGCSLTNGMDNQSSMHPLDLAFCRPMNSQHPFLNGVSDAASQVGTFWQDDLQSLVHMDIGQSQEIAPTSSNSYNGSLQTVHMKMEL from the exons ATGAACTGCGGGCCGGCCGACCAGCTGCCGCCGGCGTCGGCGCCGTCGTGCTTCCTCAACCTCAACTGGGACCAGTCCATGGCCGCCACCACGGCCGGCGACCACCTCGACCCGGCGCTCAGCTCGATGGTCTCCTCCCCGGCGTCCAACTCGACGGCTGCCACGGCGACTGACGGCCTCGCTCTCCACGGGATCTCGCCGCAGCCGCAGTACGGAGGCACTCCGCTCAGCTCGCCCCCCAAGCTCAACCTCTCCATGATGGGCCAGTTCCACCACTACCCGCCGCCGCAGGTCGGCGGCGCTGCGCCCGGCGGCTTGCCAATCCTCGAGAACTTGATGCCGATGGGCCATCTAGACCAGTTCCTCGCCGACCCAGGCTTCGCCGAGCGCGCGGCGAGGCTCTCCGGCTTTGACGGCCGCCCCGGTGGAAGTGGCTATGGCGGCGCCGTCCCGGGACAGTTTGGCCTCCCGGACGCCGGCCCCATCGGCGCATTGAAGGAGCTGGAGCTCGGAAACGGCCGGGACGAGTCATCGGTGTCCGATCCGGCGTCCGCCAGCGCGGAGATGGCGCTCAAGGGGCCTTCCGATGGTAATGCAAAGAAACGGAAGGCTAGCGGAAAGGGGAAAGGCAAGGACGGCCCCGGGTCCACCGCCGCCAAGGATCTCGCGAAG GAGGAATCCAGTGGGAAGCGGTGCAAATCGGCGGACGAGAGCAATGGCGCGGAGGACAACTCCACCAAGGGCAAGGCCGCGCAGAGCAATAGCGAGAATGGTGGAAAGAAGCAGGGGAAGGACAGCACATCGAAGCCTCCCGAGCCGCCCAAGGACTACATCCATGTCCGGGCGCGGCGCGGTGAGGCGACAGACAGCCACAGCCTCGCGGAGAGG GTGAGAAGGGAAAAGATCAGCCAGCGGATGAAGCTGCTGCAGGATCTTGTCCCGGGTTGCAATAAG GTGGTTGGCAAGGCAGTCATGCTCGATGAAATCATAAACTACGTGCAGTCCTTGCAACGGCAAGTCGAG TTTCTGTCCATGAAATTGGCCACTGTGAATCCCCAGCTGGACTTCAACAACCTTCCTAACCTCCTTCCTAAAGAT ATACACCAGTCCTGTGGCCCGCTGCAGAACTCGCATTTTCCGCTGGAGACCTCAGGTGCACCGCTGCCATACCTTAACCAGCCTCACCAGGGGAACCCTCTAGGTTGCAGCCTAACCAATGGCATGGACAACCAGAGTTCTATGCATCCACTTGACCTGGCATTTTGCCGGCCAATGAATTCGCAACATCCTTTCCTCAACGGTGTTAGTGATGCGGCGTCTCAG GTCGGGACCTTCTGGCAAGACGACCTTCAAAGCCTAGTTCACATGGATATCGGGCAAAGTCAGGAGATCGCTCCTACCTCTTCGAATAGCTACAACg GTTCATTGCAAACAGTCCACATGAAAATGGAGCTTTGA